From a region of the Thermus caldilimi genome:
- a CDS encoding amino acid transporter, which translates to MKPPASPPGSGHPEDEGRYPWWKVLCLTGVDLFSSLGYQPGIALLAAGLLSPLANLALVLFAFLAVYPVYRRVAEESPHGEGSIGLLTRLIPGWRGKVLVLVVLGFMATDFMITITLSAADAAVHFLGNPLAPSWLQGHQVGLTLLLIGLLGFVFYLGFREAIGLAVPITLGYLFLNGVVLLSALPHVRPEHLEDWWRKLLSSQPDPLGLVLATALAFPKLALGLSGYETGVAVMPLIQGLPGDTPERPWGRIRGTYRLLFAAALVMGIFLLGAGFATTLLIPQELWGSEEVSGRAISFLAHRYLGEDFGTLYDLLSIVILWFAGASAMAGLLTIVPRYLPRFGMAPEWARKQRPMVLFFTGVAFALTLLFQARVEAQAAAYATGVLVVMTSAALSAALLAEQEKRPESGYYRLLLPLFAYVLLANVLERPDGVKIASFFIAATLIISLLSRTLRAFELRVEGFQLDEMAEQFVSQLKAQEAPIRLVAHRPERGGRGVYWEKERRIREATHIPVGDPIYFVEVFVQDPSEFTAQARVWGVDRPEARIFRILGTAAPNTLAAFLLYLRNRTGRRPHIYFEWSDEGPLQAALDFLLFGEGDVPTLTHEILRRTEPDRSQRPFVHVGG; encoded by the coding sequence ATGAAACCCCCTGCTTCTCCCCCCGGTTCAGGGCACCCGGAAGACGAGGGGCGCTACCCCTGGTGGAAGGTTCTCTGCCTCACAGGGGTTGACCTCTTCTCCTCCCTGGGCTACCAGCCGGGGATCGCCCTTTTGGCCGCGGGGCTCCTGTCCCCTTTGGCCAACCTGGCCCTGGTCCTCTTCGCCTTCCTGGCGGTCTACCCCGTCTACCGCCGGGTAGCAGAGGAAAGCCCACACGGTGAGGGATCCATCGGGCTTCTCACCCGGTTGATCCCCGGCTGGCGGGGCAAGGTCTTGGTTTTGGTGGTCCTGGGCTTCATGGCCACGGACTTCATGATCACCATCACCCTCTCCGCTGCCGACGCCGCCGTTCACTTCCTGGGCAACCCCCTGGCTCCCTCCTGGCTTCAGGGACACCAGGTGGGCCTCACCCTTCTGCTTATTGGCCTCCTGGGCTTCGTCTTCTACCTGGGGTTCCGGGAGGCCATCGGCCTGGCGGTACCCATCACCCTGGGGTATCTCTTCCTCAACGGAGTAGTCCTCCTCTCCGCCCTGCCCCACGTGCGCCCGGAGCACCTGGAGGACTGGTGGCGGAAGCTCCTTTCCAGCCAGCCCGACCCCCTAGGCCTGGTGCTGGCCACAGCCCTAGCCTTCCCCAAGCTGGCCCTGGGGCTTTCCGGTTACGAAACCGGGGTAGCCGTCATGCCCTTGATCCAGGGTCTGCCCGGGGATACCCCGGAGCGCCCCTGGGGCCGCATCCGGGGAACATACCGCCTCCTCTTTGCCGCAGCCCTCGTCATGGGTATCTTCCTCTTAGGGGCGGGCTTCGCCACCACCCTCCTCATCCCCCAGGAGCTATGGGGCAGCGAGGAGGTTTCCGGCAGGGCAATAAGCTTTCTGGCCCACCGCTACCTGGGGGAAGACTTCGGCACCCTTTACGACCTCCTTTCCATCGTCATCCTCTGGTTCGCTGGGGCCAGCGCCATGGCGGGCCTCCTTACCATCGTCCCCCGCTACCTTCCCCGCTTTGGCATGGCCCCGGAATGGGCTAGGAAACAACGTCCCATGGTCCTTTTCTTCACCGGGGTGGCCTTTGCCCTCACCCTCCTTTTCCAGGCCCGGGTGGAGGCCCAGGCAGCTGCCTACGCCACCGGCGTGCTGGTGGTCATGACCTCCGCTGCCCTTTCGGCGGCCCTGCTGGCGGAGCAGGAGAAGCGTCCCGAAAGCGGGTACTACCGCCTCCTCCTCCCCCTCTTCGCCTACGTGCTTCTGGCCAACGTCCTGGAGCGACCGGATGGGGTGAAGATCGCCTCCTTTTTCATTGCGGCCACCCTGATCATCTCCCTGCTCTCCCGGACCCTACGGGCGTTTGAACTCAGGGTGGAGGGCTTCCAGCTGGACGAGATGGCCGAGCAATTTGTGTCCCAGCTTAAGGCGCAGGAGGCCCCCATCCGCCTGGTGGCCCACCGGCCGGAGCGAGGAGGCCGGGGGGTGTACTGGGAGAAGGAGCGCCGCATCCGCGAGGCCACCCACATCCCGGTGGGGGATCCCATTTACTTCGTGGAGGTCTTTGTGCAGGATCCTTCGGAGTTCACCGCCCAAGCCCGGGTCTGGGGGGTGGACCGCCCTGAGGCCCGCATCTTCCGCATCCTGGGTACAGCGGCACCCAATACCCTGGCTGCTTTTTTGCTCTACCTGAGAAACCGCACCGGCCGACGGCCCCACATTTACTTCGAGTGGTCGGACGAGGGACCCCTGCAGGCTGCCTTAGACTTCCTCCTTTTCGGGGAAGGGGATGTACCCACCCTTACCCATGAGATCCTGCGCCGCACCGAACCCGATCGGAGCCAGCGCCCCTTCGTGCACGTGGGAGGCTAG
- a CDS encoding tetratricopeptide repeat protein yields MVPWVLAFVLILSPTALAFPLESPAFQRLVKDSYDQVPGAPSFLDWLKSAYRKGFARSSPGGYPGDLEEALRQLSHRPPVEAATWAFQVVKRLLPRFSLEEGYEFAYATLKGERQCLLQATLVQGLLESMGFSAGIYMVWKNPEGRESNLGHAVAVLRLKGKDYLVDPSEPIPFPRHLGVFLNTKEGYRFAEPIYARDGAIVAYRIHGRRWLPDEVGPLPYAFVRSQFYYYRGEQARGGVLKPPRTPTGLARSEAMLRKAVALDPRNPLARYLLGLTLAKEGRGMEAKSLLLEAHALYRAYGHVPRSVAAILKGL; encoded by the coding sequence GTGGTCCCTTGGGTTTTAGCCTTTGTCCTGATCCTATCCCCCACTGCCTTGGCCTTTCCCCTGGAGAGCCCGGCTTTCCAGCGACTCGTAAAGGACTCCTACGACCAGGTTCCCGGAGCCCCTTCCTTTCTGGATTGGCTGAAGTCCGCCTACCGTAAGGGTTTTGCCAGATCCTCCCCTGGGGGCTACCCTGGGGATCTGGAGGAGGCCCTCCGCCAACTCTCCCACCGCCCTCCCGTAGAAGCCGCCACCTGGGCCTTCCAGGTGGTGAAGCGTCTACTGCCCCGGTTCAGCCTGGAGGAAGGCTACGAGTTCGCCTATGCCACCTTGAAAGGGGAACGGCAGTGCCTGCTCCAGGCCACCCTGGTCCAAGGTCTCTTGGAGAGCATGGGTTTTTCCGCTGGCATCTACATGGTGTGGAAAAACCCTGAGGGCCGGGAGAGCAACCTAGGCCACGCCGTGGCCGTGCTACGGCTTAAGGGAAAGGACTACCTGGTGGATCCCTCGGAACCCATTCCTTTCCCCCGGCACTTGGGGGTCTTCCTCAACACCAAGGAGGGGTACCGGTTTGCCGAACCCATCTACGCCCGGGATGGAGCCATTGTGGCCTACCGCATCCACGGAAGAAGGTGGCTTCCCGATGAGGTTGGGCCCCTGCCCTACGCTTTCGTCCGGAGCCAGTTCTATTACTATCGGGGCGAGCAGGCTCGAGGAGGGGTTCTTAAGCCCCCGAGGACTCCCACAGGCCTCGCCCGCTCCGAGGCTATGCTGAGGAAGGCCGTGGCCCTGGATCCCCGGAATCCTCTTGCCCGGTACCTCCTTGGGCTTACCCTAGCAAAGGAGGGAAGGGGGATGGAGGCCAAGTCCCTACTCCTCGAGGCCCATGCCCTCTACCGGGCCTATGGCCACGTACCCCGTAGCGTGGCCGCTATCCTTAAGGGTCTATGA
- a CDS encoding ABC transporter ATP-binding protein, whose translation MLLSAKDIVKAFRAGERAYPVLFGVNLTLREGEVVALLGRSGGGKSTLLRILAGLILPDAGEVRFKGKRVEGPVEGMAMVFQTFALFPWLTVLDNVALGLEARGIPKGERLKRAREAIALIGLRGFEEALPKELSGGMRQRVGFARALVVEPEVLLLDEAFSALDPLTAEGLRGDFLDLWLSGRISTKAVLMVTHNIEEAVALADRALILEGSPARIGREIRIPLPHPRDPSDPQFRALVDQIYEALTPREEVERRLEEELLRLPDARVGALMSLAEAIARLGGRADLPLLAEEEGLEVDDLFPLLEALELLGFARVEKGDVELTPAGVAWAEASLEERKVMFAEHLLRRIPLFARLHRALLERRRVPEGWVLNRLKEHLPEPEAKRVLSVLLEWGRYAGLLAYHEGSRMLHLPHPSR comes from the coding sequence ATGCTGCTCAGCGCCAAGGACATCGTCAAGGCCTTCCGGGCAGGGGAACGGGCCTACCCGGTGCTCTTCGGGGTGAACCTGACCCTGAGGGAGGGCGAGGTGGTGGCCCTCCTGGGGCGCTCGGGAGGGGGGAAAAGCACCCTCCTGCGCATCCTGGCGGGCCTCATCCTCCCCGATGCGGGGGAGGTGCGCTTTAAGGGCAAGCGGGTGGAAGGCCCCGTGGAAGGCATGGCCATGGTCTTCCAGACCTTCGCCCTCTTCCCCTGGCTCACGGTGCTGGACAACGTAGCCCTGGGCCTCGAGGCCCGGGGAATACCCAAGGGAGAGCGCCTAAAACGGGCTCGCGAGGCCATCGCCCTTATCGGCCTAAGGGGGTTTGAGGAGGCTCTTCCCAAGGAGCTTTCCGGGGGGATGCGGCAACGGGTGGGCTTCGCCCGGGCCTTGGTGGTGGAACCCGAGGTCCTTCTCCTGGACGAGGCTTTCTCCGCCCTGGACCCCCTTACTGCCGAGGGGCTTAGGGGGGATTTCCTGGACCTTTGGCTTTCGGGGCGGATCTCCACCAAGGCGGTCCTCATGGTCACCCACAACATCGAGGAGGCGGTGGCCTTGGCCGACCGAGCCCTGATCCTCGAGGGAAGCCCAGCCCGCATTGGGAGGGAGATCCGCATCCCTCTTCCCCATCCCAGGGACCCCAGCGACCCCCAGTTCCGCGCCCTGGTAGACCAAATCTATGAGGCCCTAACCCCTCGGGAGGAGGTGGAAAGGCGTCTGGAGGAGGAGCTTCTCCGCCTGCCCGATGCCCGAGTGGGTGCCCTCATGAGCCTGGCCGAGGCCATCGCCCGCCTGGGGGGGCGGGCCGACCTTCCCCTTCTGGCAGAGGAGGAAGGCCTCGAGGTGGACGACCTCTTCCCCCTCCTGGAGGCCCTCGAGCTATTGGGATTTGCCCGGGTGGAAAAGGGGGACGTGGAGCTCACCCCGGCAGGCGTGGCTTGGGCGGAGGCCAGCCTCGAGGAGCGCAAGGTGATGTTCGCCGAACACCTCCTTAGGCGGATACCCCTTTTTGCTCGTCTACACCGGGCCCTTTTGGAGCGTAGAAGGGTTCCTGAAGGATGGGTGCTCAACCGACTAAAGGAACACCTGCCGGAACCGGAGGCCAAAAGGGTTCTCTCGGTGCTCCTGGAGTGGGGGCGGTACGCTGGCCTTCTGGCCTACCACGAGGGAAGCCGGATGCTCCACCTGCCCCATCCCTCCAGATAG
- a CDS encoding ABC transporter permease, whose translation MALTRFPERPNRHDLLALVLTLGLLALFLEASRETVGPFHPNPISLDPLKLPEYTLRTAFRMGVAFLLSTLFTLVYAPLAAKTRLEPFLISLLDILQSVPILGFLAATAGAFAALFPGRALGYELAAIFAVFTSQAWNMAFSFYQSLKTLPRELDEAATLFRLSPWQRFFRLELPFALPGLVWNAMMSMSGGWFFVVASEAIAVGKTQVELPGIGSYLATAIAQGDGRAVVLASLSMLVAILAYDQLLFRPLVAWSQRFKYEERPGLEPARSWVLDLLRRTHTLRGIAEATFSWALEALFQLERRRPPRRPILPQWVLVLPLLLLGGIGAFILWRQLQPLGWLEVARVFLLGFFTFLRVMGVLLLATAIWVPVGILLGLRPRVAQRVEALLQILAAFPVNLLYPLLALFLLRHHLSLEVFSAFLMALGTQWYILFNAVAGSMALPEDLKEAARSFGLKGLTLWRRLLLPGTFPHILTGLITASGGTWNAAIVAEVVQWGSLTLQATGLGSYIARWTLEEGQGPHLLLGIAVMSLYVVVINRFVWRRLYRLAEERFRF comes from the coding sequence ATGGCCCTGACCCGCTTTCCCGAACGCCCGAACCGCCACGACCTCCTGGCCCTTGTCCTAACCCTGGGCCTCCTGGCTCTTTTCCTCGAGGCTTCCCGGGAAACAGTAGGTCCCTTTCACCCAAATCCCATCTCCCTGGATCCTTTAAAGCTACCGGAATACACCCTGCGCACTGCCTTCCGCATGGGGGTAGCCTTCCTGCTTTCCACGCTCTTCACCCTGGTCTACGCTCCCCTGGCGGCCAAGACCCGGCTGGAGCCCTTCCTCATCTCCCTCTTGGACATCCTGCAATCCGTTCCCATCCTGGGCTTCCTGGCAGCCACGGCAGGGGCCTTCGCCGCCTTGTTCCCCGGACGGGCCCTGGGCTACGAGCTTGCGGCCATCTTCGCCGTCTTTACCTCCCAGGCCTGGAACATGGCCTTCAGCTTCTACCAGTCCCTGAAAACCCTTCCCCGGGAACTGGATGAGGCGGCCACCCTGTTTCGCCTCTCCCCCTGGCAACGCTTCTTTCGCCTGGAACTCCCCTTTGCCCTGCCGGGCCTGGTCTGGAACGCCATGATGTCCATGTCGGGGGGATGGTTCTTTGTGGTGGCCTCGGAGGCCATCGCCGTGGGCAAGACCCAGGTGGAACTTCCCGGCATCGGGTCCTACCTGGCCACCGCCATCGCCCAGGGGGATGGTCGGGCGGTGGTTCTCGCTTCCTTGAGCATGCTGGTGGCCATCCTGGCCTACGACCAGCTTCTCTTCCGGCCCCTGGTGGCCTGGAGCCAGCGCTTCAAGTACGAGGAACGGCCCGGGCTCGAGCCAGCAAGAAGCTGGGTTCTGGACCTTCTAAGGCGGACCCACACCCTAAGGGGAATCGCCGAGGCCACCTTTTCCTGGGCCCTCGAGGCCCTCTTTCAGCTGGAACGGAGGCGCCCTCCGCGCCGCCCTATCCTTCCCCAGTGGGTCCTGGTCCTTCCCCTCCTTCTCCTCGGGGGGATTGGGGCCTTTATCCTTTGGCGCCAGCTTCAGCCCCTGGGATGGCTGGAGGTGGCCCGGGTCTTCCTCCTGGGCTTTTTCACCTTCCTCCGGGTCATGGGGGTACTCCTGTTGGCCACCGCCATCTGGGTGCCCGTGGGCATCCTCCTGGGCCTGAGGCCCCGGGTTGCCCAGCGGGTAGAGGCCCTTCTCCAGATCCTCGCCGCCTTCCCCGTCAACCTGCTCTATCCCCTTTTGGCCCTTTTCCTCCTCCGCCACCACCTCTCTCTGGAGGTGTTCTCCGCCTTTCTCATGGCCCTCGGGACCCAGTGGTATATCCTCTTCAACGCCGTGGCGGGCAGCATGGCCCTGCCCGAGGACTTGAAGGAAGCGGCCCGAAGCTTTGGCCTTAAGGGCCTAACCCTTTGGAGAAGGCTTCTTCTGCCCGGCACCTTCCCCCACATTCTCACGGGCCTCATCACCGCCAGCGGGGGCACCTGGAACGCCGCCATCGTGGCCGAGGTGGTGCAGTGGGGCTCCCTCACCCTCCAGGCCACCGGCCTTGGCAGTTACATCGCCCGCTGGACCCTGGAGGAAGGGCAAGGACCCCATCTCCTCCTGGGCATAGCCGTGATGAGCCTTTACGTGGTGGTCATCAACCGCTTTGTCTGGCGGCGGTTATACCGCCTGGCCGAGGAAAGGTTCCGCTTCTAG
- a CDS encoding MerR family transcriptional regulator codes for MQNLEELLRQGVEWDLEGLVREANARLSRYLPEMGSRRVRNALTPRLVRHYAGLGMLDEPIRKGRRALYTPRHLLQLLVLRRLMAEGHAASALGDLVRQKNDQELLALLEGGATLAPNPALGYLSELRERYSYSYMVPPTESSPSPPEREEIWHRLAIAPGLEVHVREDFRPPRTQSEMEAVLEEVRRRLKGLAPHRSSSRTSRR; via the coding sequence ATGCAGAACCTGGAGGAGCTTTTACGGCAGGGGGTGGAGTGGGACCTCGAGGGCCTGGTGCGGGAGGCCAACGCCCGCCTTTCCCGTTACCTTCCCGAGATGGGAAGCCGTCGGGTGCGGAATGCCCTCACCCCCCGCCTGGTCCGCCACTACGCCGGGCTCGGCATGCTGGACGAGCCCATCCGCAAGGGCAGAAGGGCCCTCTACACCCCCCGGCACCTGCTCCAGCTTCTGGTTCTGCGCCGGCTCATGGCCGAGGGGCATGCGGCAAGCGCCCTGGGGGACTTGGTTCGCCAGAAGAACGACCAGGAGCTCCTGGCCCTGTTGGAGGGCGGGGCCACCCTTGCTCCCAATCCCGCCCTGGGTTACTTGTCCGAGCTTCGGGAGCGTTACTCCTACTCCTACATGGTGCCGCCCACCGAATCCTCTCCGTCGCCACCTGAAAGGGAGGAGATTTGGCACCGCCTGGCGATTGCCCCGGGCCTCGAGGTGCACGTGCGGGAGGACTTCCGCCCGCCCAGGACCCAAAGCGAGATGGAGGCGGTTTTAGAGGAGGTAAGAAGGCGGTTAAAAGGACTAGCCCCCCACCGAAGCAGCAGCCGGACCTCAAGGAGGTGA
- a CDS encoding vWA domain-containing protein has product MKNKKKAVSQANPRPELELLPLKPGVRATGPTRMPVLLRVKIPPVQAEVERPTLNLAFVLDRSGSMAGDKLRFAKKAVAYAVENLRPHDRVAVVIYDHQVEVAVPSTLAENKEEILRRLRPVRPRGSTNLHAGWLEGSTQVAAHLDAKRLNRVIVLSDGLANTGETNPNVIAEQVRGLSQRGVSTSTLGVGLDYNEDLMMAMAEAGQGNYYFIESPDDLPGIFAQELSGLATTLGAGVRLWLTPPHGGEIRLLHDLAREDGGVYRLPPLVGGRTLEYLLEVEAPGGEAWVGVRLAWESPSGGVHQEEASLHLPALEDEVYQGLDSLPEVEAAMAKLKATWARQQAMEALYQGDFHTARSSLSATLPLLAPYQQLLETEGEELEALLEELDRSPARARKLLSSQVYRNRQGRKDS; this is encoded by the coding sequence ATGAAGAACAAGAAGAAGGCGGTTTCCCAGGCAAACCCTCGGCCCGAGCTGGAGCTCCTTCCCTTGAAGCCCGGGGTGCGGGCCACGGGGCCAACCCGCATGCCCGTGCTCCTAAGGGTGAAGATTCCCCCCGTTCAGGCGGAGGTGGAGCGCCCGACCTTAAACCTGGCCTTTGTGCTGGACCGCTCGGGCTCCATGGCCGGCGATAAGCTCAGGTTCGCCAAGAAGGCCGTGGCCTACGCCGTGGAGAACCTGCGCCCCCACGACCGGGTGGCGGTGGTCATCTACGACCACCAGGTGGAGGTGGCGGTGCCCAGCACCCTGGCCGAGAACAAGGAGGAGATCCTCCGGCGCCTCCGGCCCGTGAGGCCTCGAGGCTCCACTAACTTGCATGCTGGTTGGCTGGAAGGATCCACCCAGGTGGCCGCCCATCTGGATGCCAAGCGGCTCAACCGGGTGATCGTGCTTTCCGACGGCCTCGCCAATACGGGGGAAACCAACCCCAACGTCATTGCGGAGCAGGTGCGGGGCCTATCCCAAAGGGGAGTGAGCACCAGCACCCTGGGGGTGGGCCTGGACTACAACGAGGACCTGATGATGGCCATGGCCGAGGCCGGGCAGGGGAACTACTACTTCATCGAAAGCCCCGATGACCTGCCCGGCATCTTTGCCCAGGAGCTTTCCGGCTTGGCCACCACCCTGGGCGCGGGGGTCAGGTTATGGCTTACCCCGCCCCACGGGGGAGAGATTCGCCTTCTCCACGACCTGGCTCGGGAAGACGGTGGAGTGTACCGGCTTCCGCCCCTGGTGGGCGGGCGAACCCTGGAGTATTTGCTGGAGGTGGAGGCCCCGGGAGGGGAGGCCTGGGTTGGGGTGAGGCTGGCCTGGGAAAGCCCGAGTGGCGGGGTGCACCAGGAGGAAGCCAGCCTGCATCTTCCCGCCCTGGAGGATGAGGTTTACCAAGGCCTGGACTCCCTGCCCGAGGTGGAGGCCGCGATGGCCAAGCTGAAGGCCACCTGGGCACGCCAGCAGGCCATGGAGGCTTTGTACCAGGGCGACTTCCATACGGCCCGGTCCTCCCTAAGCGCAACCCTGCCCCTGCTCGCCCCGTACCAACAGCTCCTGGAAACGGAGGGGGAAGAGCTAGAGGCGCTTCTTGAGGAGCTGGACCGCTCCCCCGCCCGTGCCCGCAAACTCCTTTCCAGCCAGGTCTACCGCAACCGCCAGGGGC